AAAGCCTCGGTGGTGTGACCTCGAAAAAGCCTGCACTACCTCGGGTAGGCTAATCTGGCTAGAGAGCGTTTCAACCCGCCGCTGCATCAGATCGGCAGCCTTAAGGTTGGCCCAGGGGTTGTTAGCTTGAGGCACTGGCTCTAGGTGAATGCCCTGCCAAACCAGTAGGCGGCTGTAGATAGAGCCGTTGGCCACCCGATCAGCAATTAGGTAGGCAATGCCTGAACCGATCATCAGCGGCAGCACCAGGTTAAAGCTGGCAGTCATTTCAAAGACAATCACAATGGCAGTAATCGGTACGCCTGTAACAGCACTGAAAAAGGCTCCCATGCCGGTCAAGGCATAGGTCGTGGTGCTAGCCAGATCCGCTGGTGGAGCCCACGCCCCAAAGCCGCTGTAGGTAGCCTGAGCCACAAAGCTTACAAGACAGCCCAGGGCGGATCCGAGCACCAGCGAGGGGGCAAAGATGCCCCCAGCGGCCCCCGACCCATAAGCCAGCAAGGTCAGCAGAAACTTGGAGATGAATGCGATCGCAATTAGCTGCCAGCTAGCCGCGCCCGTCACCAAAAACTCCTGCAGACCCGTATTGTCTGCAGCGGCAATCGGCAGAAATATGCCTACTACCCCTGTGATCAACCCGGCTAAACCCACTCGCTGGGCCAACCCCAGTTTGAACCGACGAAAAAACTTGAGACTGGCAAAAATACCTCGGCTAAAGCCCGCTCCCAAAAACCCCGCTAGCACTCCCAGCACAATTAGAAACGGCAAGTCCCGAACAGACAGACCTACGCTAGGAGCATCGATCACCAAGTTCAGCCCTTGGCCTCCCAAGAGGCGAGAGACTACAGCCCCAATAAAAGACGCCAAGATTGCGCTCCCCAGGGTAAGCCCAGAGAAGTCCTGCAGCAGTTCTTCGACAACGAACAAAATGCCTGAGATAGGCGCATTAAAGCCAGCGGCCAAACCCGCAGCGGCTCCAGCAGAGATCAGCTGTCGGCGGTACTCCGGAGAAGTAGGCACCCAACGGCTAAGCTGAGCAGCCAGGGCCGCACCTATTTGCACTGTCGGCCCCTGCCGCCCCAACGAGAGGCCAGACCCTAGGGCCAACATGGTGCTAGCTAGCTTCACCAGCGCCACCCGCAGGTTCAGGGCCATCGGTGCAAATCCGAGAGCCGCCTTAACCTGGGGAATACCAGAGCCAGCCGCTTCTGGGGCCAGCCGCTCCACCAGCCCGCCCGAAAGCCAGCCCCCTAAAAGCCCTATCAGCGGCAGCGCCAGCCACAGGGGCAGAGCCAACCCCAAGGGCAGGGCTAGGGAACTTCGCTGCAGGGTTAGCCACTCTACCCCCTGCTTTAAAAATACGGCTGCTAGCCCAGATACGACCCCAATGATGCAGGCTTCTAGAATGGCAGCGCGCTTTCGACTTAGAAACGGCTCTAGGCGTTTGAGCAGCATAACCAGCAGGAGCAGGCATCCGTTTAGTATTCACTAACAGCCTGTCATAGAGAGCCCTCCGACGATAACCGATGGGGTATAGCAAGAGCCATTCCAATCTGCGTCTCCGCCCAACTCCACAATGTTGGACAGGGCCGTATAAACGTTGCCAGCAATCATCGTGTCTTTGACCCGACCGACAATTTCGCCATTGCGGATTAGGTAGCCAAGCTCAACATTGACCGAAAATTCACCCGAAATGCCCGCGCCGCCGCCCAACATCTGATCGACCAGCAAACCCCGATCTAGAGAGGCAATCAAATCGAGCAGGTCTCGCTCTCCGGGCTTGACCAGAGTGTTAAACAGGCTGGGTGTCGGGTAGCTGCCTAAACCAGGGCGAAAACCGTTGCCGGTAGAGCCGCCCCCCAGTTCGCGGCCCGTGGTACGGTCGGTGTAAAACAGGCGCAGCA
This genomic interval from Pseudanabaena sp. FACHB-2040 contains the following:
- a CDS encoding chloride channel protein, which translates into the protein MLLKRLEPFLSRKRAAILEACIIGVVSGLAAVFLKQGVEWLTLQRSSLALPLGLALPLWLALPLIGLLGGWLSGGLVERLAPEAAGSGIPQVKAALGFAPMALNLRVALVKLASTMLALGSGLSLGRQGPTVQIGAALAAQLSRWVPTSPEYRRQLISAGAAAGLAAGFNAPISGILFVVEELLQDFSGLTLGSAILASFIGAVVSRLLGGQGLNLVIDAPSVGLSVRDLPFLIVLGVLAGFLGAGFSRGIFASLKFFRRFKLGLAQRVGLAGLITGVVGIFLPIAAADNTGLQEFLVTGAASWQLIAIAFISKFLLTLLAYGSGAAGGIFAPSLVLGSALGCLVSFVAQATYSGFGAWAPPADLASTTTYALTGMGAFFSAVTGVPITAIVIVFEMTASFNLVLPLMIGSGIAYLIADRVANGSIYSRLLVWQGIHLEPVPQANNPWANLKAADLMQRRVETLSSQISLPEVVQAFSRSHHRGFPVLDSGRLVGIVTQTDLSEVAASSSEGNPKLADVMTPNPVSVGPEASLTHVLYLLNRLKISRLPVVEGTKLVGIITRADIIRAESDQVSGQLIEPGPQAQPSYVVYQRRAPAIGQGRLLLPLSDPKTAPLLLKIGGAIAKDKHYELECVHIIQVPRSIPPAEAAVNLKYSEPLEQLATAYAQRNGLPLHFQVRAAHEVGRTLLEVIKERHIDLVLAGWHRQPTTPGRIMGVVVDTLIRQAPCPVIVVRPGQDLQFDRWLIPTAGGPNSQAALQLLPGLVSLGEATDVRLCCVTKRASDQLQIHEEQLLVELATPLRSLRCSVKCLVVQQEEIAGAIVKLAQQYQSDAILVGASREGLLSQVLKGNIPLEIADKTNATVVLVRQSASSESSESAASQKSFQHLH